In Picosynechococcus sp. PCC 7002, the following are encoded in one genomic region:
- a CDS encoding ABC transporter substrate-binding protein: MIGEQQEKIEAALAPFTEETGIEVVYEGTDTFATTLPIRVDSGNPPDLAMFPQPGLMADFAREGRLVPLTEFMSLEDLQAAYDESWIQLGSVENVPYGVWYRASVKSLVWYNPQQFAVNGYEIPTTWDEMLALSDRLVSEGKTPWCIGMESGDSTGWAGTDWVEEIMLRTAGPNVYDQWINHEIPFNDPAVENAVNIFGDIVRNEDYVYGGVVSALSTPFGDSIQGLFGEDPNCYLHKQGNFIEAFLPTDINLNEDVDVFPLPQINPEQGLPILVAGDVFAMFNDTPEARQLMEYLASKTPHEVAAGLGGYLSPRQGIDLALYPTDLSRKQAEILGNAEVIRFDASDMMPGAVGTGTFWSGMVDYVGGADAETVLTNIENSWPE; this comes from the coding sequence ATGATCGGGGAGCAACAGGAAAAAATTGAGGCGGCACTGGCTCCCTTTACCGAAGAAACAGGCATTGAAGTGGTTTACGAAGGCACAGATACCTTTGCGACGACCTTGCCGATTCGGGTTGATTCCGGCAATCCGCCAGATCTAGCGATGTTTCCCCAACCGGGGCTGATGGCGGATTTCGCGCGGGAAGGTCGGTTGGTTCCCCTCACAGAATTTATGAGCCTTGAGGATTTGCAGGCGGCCTATGATGAGTCTTGGATTCAGCTCGGTAGTGTGGAAAATGTGCCCTATGGGGTGTGGTATCGGGCTTCGGTCAAAAGTTTAGTTTGGTACAACCCGCAGCAGTTTGCGGTGAATGGCTACGAGATTCCCACCACTTGGGATGAAATGCTAGCTCTGAGCGATCGCCTTGTGTCTGAAGGCAAAACCCCTTGGTGTATTGGCATGGAAAGTGGCGATTCGACGGGTTGGGCTGGTACCGATTGGGTCGAAGAAATTATGCTACGCACCGCAGGCCCCAATGTCTATGACCAATGGATCAACCACGAAATTCCCTTTAACGATCCGGCGGTGGAAAATGCGGTCAACATTTTTGGCGACATTGTTCGCAACGAAGATTATGTCTATGGTGGCGTGGTGAGTGCCCTGAGTACGCCCTTTGGGGATTCGATTCAAGGATTGTTTGGCGAAGATCCCAACTGCTACCTACACAAGCAAGGGAATTTTATTGAGGCGTTTTTACCAACGGACATTAACCTCAATGAAGATGTGGATGTGTTCCCACTGCCGCAGATTAATCCGGAACAAGGTTTACCGATCCTCGTTGCGGGGGATGTGTTCGCCATGTTTAATGACACTCCGGAAGCGCGGCAATTGATGGAATATCTCGCCAGTAAAACGCCCCACGAAGTTGCCGCAGGACTGGGGGGTTATCTTTCGCCCCGACAGGGCATTGATTTGGCCCTATATCCCACAGATTTGAGCCGCAAACAAGCAGAGATTTTGGGGAATGCGGAAGTGATCCGCTTTGATGCGTCGGATATGATGCCGGGTGCGGTGGGCACGGGCACTTTCTGGTCGGGCATGGTGGACTATGTCGGCGGCGCAGATGCCGAAACGGTTTTAACCAATATTGAAAACAGTTGGCCTGAGTAA
- a CDS encoding aspartate ammonia-lyase, whose translation MSADFRIEKDSMGDRQIPHDAYYGIQTLRATENFPISGIKPLPTYIDACVLIKKATAIANAELGCIEAQMSEAIVKACDEVLQGALREQFVVDVYQAGAGTSHHMNVNEVLANRALELLGGEKGDYQTVSPNDHVNYGQSTNDVIPTAIRIGGLLALEHCLYPALSGAIATLDNKAEEFAHIVKSGRTHMQDAVPVRLGEGFRAWAEILTAHMGRIETAAKDLTVLGLGGSASGTGLNTHPQYRFRVAEILSELIGQPLTSAPHLMAAMQSMSPFVNVSGALRNLAQDLVKISHDLRLMDSGPNTGFKEIQLPPVQPGSSIMPGKYNPVMAEMTSMVCFQVMGYDTAIAFAAQAGQLELNVMMPLIAYDLIHSIEILGNTIKALSDKCIAGITANEQRCHNYAESSLSLVTALNTHIGYLNAADVAKESLQTGKTLRQIVLERGLMDEATLAQVLDLEKMSQLPSN comes from the coding sequence ATGAGCGCAGATTTTCGCATTGAAAAAGATTCCATGGGCGATCGCCAAATCCCTCACGACGCCTACTATGGCATCCAAACCCTGAGGGCGACGGAAAATTTTCCGATCAGCGGCATTAAACCCCTCCCTACCTATATCGATGCTTGCGTTCTGATCAAAAAAGCGACGGCGATCGCCAATGCGGAACTCGGTTGTATTGAAGCCCAGATGTCCGAGGCAATTGTAAAAGCCTGTGATGAAGTGTTGCAGGGGGCATTACGAGAGCAATTCGTCGTCGATGTGTACCAAGCGGGGGCTGGCACCTCCCACCACATGAATGTCAACGAAGTCTTGGCGAACCGTGCCCTCGAACTTCTCGGCGGCGAAAAGGGCGATTACCAAACCGTTAGCCCCAACGATCATGTGAACTACGGGCAATCCACCAATGATGTGATTCCCACGGCAATTCGTATCGGTGGGTTATTAGCCCTCGAACATTGTTTATATCCAGCTCTCTCTGGGGCGATCGCCACTTTGGATAATAAAGCAGAAGAATTTGCCCACATCGTCAAATCTGGCCGCACCCACATGCAGGATGCCGTTCCCGTCCGGCTTGGGGAAGGATTCCGCGCTTGGGCAGAAATTTTAACCGCCCACATGGGGCGCATCGAAACCGCCGCCAAAGATTTAACGGTTTTAGGTTTAGGCGGTAGTGCTTCCGGAACAGGTTTAAACACCCATCCCCAATATCGTTTCCGCGTGGCAGAAATTTTAAGTGAACTGATCGGGCAACCTTTGACCTCCGCCCCCCACCTAATGGCAGCGATGCAAAGTATGTCGCCCTTCGTCAATGTTTCCGGTGCGTTGCGTAACCTTGCTCAGGATCTCGTGAAAATTTCCCATGATTTGCGTCTGATGGATTCTGGCCCCAACACTGGCTTTAAGGAAATTCAACTGCCCCCTGTGCAACCCGGTTCCTCGATTATGCCCGGTAAGTACAATCCCGTCATGGCGGAAATGACTTCTATGGTGTGCTTTCAGGTGATGGGCTACGATACGGCGATCGCCTTTGCCGCCCAAGCAGGTCAATTGGAACTTAACGTGATGATGCCTCTGATTGCCTATGATTTAATCCACAGCATCGAAATTCTCGGCAACACCATCAAGGCCCTCAGCGACAAATGTATTGCAGGCATCACCGCCAACGAACAACGCTGTCACAATTATGCTGAAAGCAGTCTGTCCCTTGTGACAGCCCTCAATACCCATATCGGTTATCTCAACGCTGCCGATGTCGCCAAGGAATCCTTGCAAACGGGCAAAACCCTCCGGCAAATTGTCCTCGAACGGGGCTTAATGGATGAGGCGACCCTGGCCCAAGTTCTCGACCTCGAAAAAATGAGTCAATTACCCAGCAATTAA
- a CDS encoding Uma2 family endonuclease produces MVATPIRTNIPKPVGEQRVAFHNLSWDDCLKIFQALPQDRHSRLSFCNGTLEITAPLEDHEFALRLIELFIRLFVLEMGLKMKTMGSTTMNRKDVKKGAEPDCAYYIQNQPQVAGRNVDFDKDPPPDLIIEVDITNTNINKNQLYAAMGVPEFWRYNGETLRIFTLNNGEYEECETSPLFSIVQKEDLYRFLAEAVEDEMEAMRNFQAFLKQKITDEDN; encoded by the coding sequence ATGGTCGCAACACCAATTAGAACAAATATTCCTAAACCAGTGGGAGAACAGCGGGTCGCATTTCATAACCTCAGTTGGGATGACTGTCTCAAGATTTTTCAAGCATTACCCCAAGACCGTCATTCCCGCCTCTCCTTTTGTAATGGAACGTTAGAAATCACCGCGCCTTTAGAAGATCACGAATTTGCCCTACGACTCATTGAACTCTTTATTCGACTTTTTGTCCTTGAAATGGGATTAAAAATGAAGACAATGGGTTCAACAACGATGAATCGTAAGGATGTAAAGAAAGGAGCAGAGCCCGACTGTGCCTACTACATTCAAAATCAGCCCCAGGTTGCAGGACGTAATGTTGATTTTGACAAAGATCCGCCGCCCGATCTCATCATAGAAGTGGATATCACCAACACAAATATTAATAAAAATCAACTTTATGCAGCCATGGGCGTTCCTGAATTTTGGCGATACAATGGCGAAACTCTACGCATATTCACGCTAAACAATGGCGAATATGAAGAATGTGAAACCAGTCCATTATTCTCGATTGTGCAGAAAGAAGATTTATATCGTTTTCTCGCTGAGGCAGTAGAGGATGAGATGGAGGCAATGCGTAATTTTCAAGCTTTCTTAAAACAGAAAATAACAGATGAAGACAATTAA
- a CDS encoding DNA-directed RNA polymerase subunit gamma, with translation MKSQQEQHFDYVKIGIASPERVRQWGERTLPNGQTVGEVTKPETINYRTLKPEMDGLFCERIFGPAKDWECHCGKYKRVRHRGIVCERCGVEVTESRVRRHRMGYIKLAAAVTHVWYLKGIPSYLSILLDMALRDVEQIVYFNAYVVLDPGNATNLSYKQLLTEDQWLEIEEQLYSEDSQLEDVEVGIGAEAIERLLQELELEAVAEELREGIANSKGQKRAKLIKRLRVIDNFIATGARPEWMVLNSIPVIPPDLRPMVQLDGGRFATSDLNDLYRRVINRNNRLARLQEILAPEIIVRNEKRMLQEAVDALIDNGRRGRTVVGANNRPLKSLSDIIEGKQGRFRQNLLGKRVDYSGRSVIVVGPKLKIYQCGLPREMAIELFQPFVIQRLIKSTIVSNIKAAKKLIQRGDESVWDVLAEVITGHPVLLNRAPTLHRLGIQAFEPILVEGRAIQLHPLVCPAFNADFDGDQMAVHVPLSLEAQAEARLLMLACHNILSPATGKPIVAPSQDMVLGCYYLTAENPGAQRGAGRYFSSMDDALRAYEQGDVDLHAYVWLRYLGDVETNEADDRVLESETLEDGSILKIYRERKVRETAEGEMISQFIRTTPGRIIYNKTIQDALDLTERTLPEGLPV, from the coding sequence ATGAAAAGTCAACAAGAGCAACATTTCGATTACGTCAAAATTGGTATTGCTTCTCCTGAACGGGTACGCCAGTGGGGAGAGCGGACTTTACCAAATGGTCAAACCGTCGGCGAGGTTACAAAACCAGAAACTATTAACTACCGGACGTTAAAACCGGAAATGGATGGTTTATTTTGTGAGCGGATTTTTGGCCCGGCCAAGGACTGGGAATGCCACTGTGGTAAATACAAGCGGGTTAGACACCGGGGAATTGTCTGTGAGCGTTGTGGCGTAGAGGTCACTGAATCCCGGGTGCGTCGTCATCGCATGGGGTACATCAAGCTCGCTGCGGCAGTTACCCACGTTTGGTATCTCAAGGGGATCCCCAGCTACCTCAGCATTTTGCTGGATATGGCACTGCGGGATGTGGAGCAGATTGTTTATTTCAATGCCTATGTCGTCCTCGATCCGGGTAATGCGACTAACCTCAGCTATAAGCAACTATTGACGGAAGATCAGTGGTTAGAAATTGAAGAGCAACTCTACAGCGAAGATTCTCAGTTAGAGGATGTGGAAGTTGGCATTGGGGCTGAAGCGATTGAGCGTTTGTTGCAAGAGCTTGAGTTAGAGGCGGTTGCTGAGGAACTACGGGAAGGCATTGCTAATTCTAAAGGTCAAAAACGGGCGAAGTTAATTAAACGTTTGCGCGTTATTGATAACTTTATTGCGACTGGGGCACGCCCTGAATGGATGGTTCTGAACAGTATCCCTGTCATTCCACCGGATCTGCGCCCGATGGTGCAGCTCGATGGGGGCCGCTTTGCCACCTCCGATTTGAATGATCTTTATCGCCGCGTTATCAATCGAAACAACCGTCTCGCTCGATTACAAGAAATTCTGGCACCGGAAATTATCGTCCGCAACGAAAAACGGATGTTGCAAGAGGCGGTGGATGCGCTAATTGACAATGGCCGTCGTGGTCGGACAGTTGTCGGTGCAAATAACCGTCCCCTCAAGTCTTTATCGGACATTATTGAAGGGAAGCAAGGTCGTTTCCGGCAAAACCTCCTTGGGAAACGGGTTGACTATTCTGGTCGTTCTGTCATCGTGGTTGGGCCAAAGCTAAAAATTTATCAGTGTGGTCTGCCCCGTGAGATGGCCATTGAACTGTTCCAGCCTTTTGTAATTCAGCGACTGATTAAGAGCACTATTGTCAGCAATATTAAGGCGGCGAAAAAGCTGATTCAACGGGGGGATGAAAGTGTTTGGGATGTGCTCGCTGAAGTAATTACGGGTCACCCTGTACTACTCAACCGGGCACCAACGCTACACCGACTAGGGATTCAGGCTTTTGAACCGATTCTCGTGGAAGGTCGCGCGATTCAGTTGCACCCGTTGGTTTGTCCTGCGTTTAACGCTGACTTTGATGGCGACCAAATGGCGGTGCACGTGCCTTTGTCTTTGGAGGCCCAAGCTGAGGCTCGTCTGTTGATGCTGGCTTGTCATAATATTCTTTCGCCCGCTACGGGTAAACCCATTGTGGCTCCTTCCCAGGATATGGTTTTAGGTTGTTATTATTTGACGGCGGAAAATCCAGGGGCACAGCGGGGTGCGGGACGCTACTTTAGCAGTATGGATGATGCGTTGCGGGCCTATGAGCAAGGGGATGTGGATTTGCATGCCTATGTATGGTTGCGCTACCTCGGCGATGTTGAGACCAATGAGGCGGATGATCGGGTGTTGGAATCTGAAACGTTAGAGGATGGTTCTATTTTGAAAATTTACCGTGAACGGAAGGTTCGGGAAACGGCAGAGGGTGAAATGATTAGTCAGTTTATCCGCACAACGCCGGGACGAATCATCTACAACAAGACGATCCAAGATGCCCTTGATTTAACCGAGCGGACGCTCCCAGAAGGACTACCTGTATAA
- a CDS encoding Uma2 family endonuclease has translation MVASMKNARRKEAIAPWVPSQWEAYQQQRDLPTDDLNKQKLYFYQNSLLVEMGKEGLNHASVSDLFTMLFFVIASHFQLKLRSFGRCLLEKPTQKIAASPDLMLFLGEDYPVWKQGDRRYLNLDEWRVPDLVGEISDTTIFHDLDRKKEIYAALGIPEYWVIDIQAQRFFLLVLNGAGRYESVETSQVLKDLPKAILEEALERVASDGNAQVAQWFMGQLQVEQPQ, from the coding sequence ATGGTTGCTTCGATGAAGAATGCGCGCCGGAAAGAGGCGATCGCCCCTTGGGTTCCGTCCCAGTGGGAAGCGTACCAACAACAGCGGGATTTGCCCACCGATGATCTTAATAAACAAAAGCTGTATTTTTATCAAAATTCATTATTAGTTGAAATGGGAAAAGAAGGTCTGAATCATGCTTCTGTGAGTGATTTATTCACAATGTTATTTTTCGTGATTGCATCCCATTTTCAGCTTAAACTACGATCCTTTGGTCGTTGTCTGCTAGAAAAGCCGACTCAAAAAATTGCGGCTTCTCCGGATTTAATGCTTTTTCTTGGGGAAGATTATCCGGTTTGGAAACAAGGCGATCGCCGTTATTTAAACTTAGATGAATGGCGCGTGCCAGATTTGGTGGGTGAAATTTCTGACACGACAATTTTCCATGATTTAGACCGTAAAAAAGAAATTTACGCTGCGTTAGGTATCCCTGAATATTGGGTGATTGATATCCAGGCTCAACGGTTTTTTCTCTTAGTTTTAAATGGGGCTGGACGCTATGAATCCGTTGAAACATCTCAGGTTTTAAAGGACTTGCCGAAAGCAATATTAGAAGAAGCCCTAGAACGTGTTGCCTCAGACGGCAATGCCCAGGTGGCCCAGTGGTTTATGGGACAATTGCAAGTCGAACAGCCCCAATGA
- a CDS encoding DNA-directed RNA polymerase subunit beta' yields the protein MTKEKPAVFYNRIIDKGRLKKLMSWAYTSFGSAHCATMADELKTLGFRYATQAGVSISVDDLQVPPIKRQMLDSAEQEIKTTEARYSRGEITEVERFQKVIDTWNSTSESLKDEVVKNFRETNPLNSVYMMAFSGARGNLSQVRQLVGMRGLMADPQGEIIDLPIKTNFREGLTVTEYIISSYGARKGLVDTALRTADSGYLTRRLVDVSQDVIVREEDCGTARGLKLRAMTDGEREQISLEDRLFGRVLNADVVDPKTGEVIAQRNQDIDADLAKKIATTVAEVEVRSPLTCEAARSVCRKCYGWSLAHGHMVDMGEAVGIIAAQSIGEPGTQLTMRTFHTGGVFTKEAARTIKASKAGTIQFKDGLSTRRMRTPHGDEVEQVEVAGTLVLKPSDNGKMVSHALSPGSFVLVAEGASVKKGDLLVEVGAGQKTQKSTERATKDVSSDLAGEVLFDNLIAEEKTDRQGNTTRSAQRSGLMWVLAGDVYNLPAGAEPVVENGTHVNVGDILAETKLVSLSGGVVRLIPNSREIEIVTASVLLDEAKVLHETGGGSEQYIIETSKGDQFLLKTAPGTKVQNNANIAELIDDRYRTTTGGIIKYSGVEVAKGTKKQGYEVLKGGTLLWIPEETHEVNKDSSLRIVEDGQYVEAGTEVVKDIFSQSAGVAEVIEKNDILREVIIKPGELHLTEEAIADKYHEQLIQPGEEVIPGVTIDKLSYGEKVISTEGVALLVRPVEEFQVEDTPVEPSQGSINEQGAGRNIELHAVQRLFFKDGERVKSVDGVSLLSTQLIIEIGAIEGEDEDVLANLYADIELQDDPTDDEVKRLQLVILESLILRRDSDSDPFGGQVQTRLMVEDGQEIVPGAVVARTEIQCKEPGEVRGIRSGQEAIRRLLIVRDSDRQTLAIDGKAKVKENTLVVAGTEIAEGVVIEDSAQVLKVSDKEIVLRHARPYRVSGGAVLHIDEGDLVQRGDNLVLLVFERAKTGDIIQGLPRIEELLEARKPKEAAVLARRPGTCQVEYLDDETVDVKVIEDDGVISEYPVSLNQSVMVVDGQRVGPAEPLTDGLNNPHEILEIFFDYYAESKGIYEAALIGLRESQRFLVEEVQRVYQSQGIDISDKHIEVIVRQMTAKVRIDDGGDTTMLPGELIELRQVEQVNEAMSITGGAPARYTPVLLGITKASLNTDSFISAASFQETTRVLTEAAIEGKSDWLRGLKENVIIGRLIPAGTGFASQNDFVDEGTSRSPNGYSNVVTNDNGAGLSSRTYDDLDGSEILDDQTARAFTEGKSNRKDIISGDELISDDTPIPSDVQGKAPVIDDDAMIDDNWMKDQ from the coding sequence ATGACCAAGGAAAAACCCGCCGTTTTTTACAACCGCATCATCGATAAAGGACGTCTGAAAAAGCTGATGTCCTGGGCCTACACGAGTTTTGGTTCTGCCCACTGCGCCACCATGGCCGACGAACTGAAGACCCTTGGTTTTCGTTACGCAACCCAGGCTGGTGTCTCGATTAGTGTCGATGACCTCCAGGTACCGCCCATCAAGCGGCAAATGCTAGACAGTGCCGAACAGGAAATTAAGACCACAGAAGCTCGCTATTCCCGTGGTGAAATTACTGAGGTTGAGCGTTTCCAAAAGGTTATTGACACCTGGAACAGCACCTCTGAATCCCTTAAAGATGAAGTGGTCAAAAACTTCCGGGAAACCAACCCCCTCAACTCCGTTTACATGATGGCCTTTAGTGGTGCCCGGGGTAATCTCTCCCAAGTGCGTCAGTTGGTCGGGATGCGCGGCTTGATGGCAGATCCCCAAGGGGAAATTATTGACTTGCCGATTAAAACCAACTTCCGGGAAGGTCTCACAGTCACGGAATACATTATTTCTTCCTATGGTGCCCGTAAAGGTCTGGTAGATACCGCCCTCCGCACGGCAGATTCTGGTTATTTGACCCGACGTTTGGTGGATGTTTCCCAGGATGTGATCGTTCGAGAAGAAGACTGCGGCACCGCCCGGGGTCTCAAACTCCGCGCCATGACCGATGGTGAGCGTGAACAGATTTCCCTTGAAGATCGCCTCTTTGGTCGGGTACTCAATGCCGATGTGGTTGATCCCAAAACCGGCGAAGTCATTGCCCAACGAAATCAAGATATTGATGCTGATCTGGCGAAGAAAATTGCGACTACGGTAGCTGAGGTGGAAGTGCGATCGCCGCTGACCTGTGAAGCGGCCCGTTCCGTCTGTCGCAAGTGCTATGGTTGGAGCCTTGCCCATGGTCACATGGTCGATATGGGAGAGGCCGTCGGGATTATTGCGGCCCAATCCATTGGGGAGCCTGGCACCCAGTTAACCATGCGGACTTTCCACACCGGGGGGGTATTTACCAAGGAAGCCGCCCGGACGATCAAAGCCTCCAAAGCTGGCACAATTCAGTTTAAAGATGGCCTCAGCACGCGGCGGATGCGGACGCCCCACGGGGATGAAGTAGAGCAGGTAGAAGTAGCCGGTACTCTGGTGTTGAAGCCCAGCGACAATGGCAAAATGGTAAGCCATGCTCTCTCACCGGGTTCCTTTGTCTTGGTGGCAGAAGGAGCTTCCGTCAAGAAAGGCGATTTGCTCGTTGAAGTTGGTGCGGGTCAGAAAACCCAAAAATCCACCGAGAGAGCGACCAAAGACGTTTCCTCCGATCTGGCTGGGGAAGTTCTCTTTGATAATCTCATTGCCGAAGAAAAAACGGACCGTCAAGGCAACACAACCCGCTCCGCCCAAAGAAGTGGTTTGATGTGGGTTTTAGCTGGGGATGTTTATAATCTGCCGGCTGGGGCTGAACCCGTCGTTGAAAACGGCACCCATGTCAATGTAGGGGATATCCTTGCTGAAACAAAATTAGTTTCCCTCTCCGGTGGTGTTGTACGACTCATTCCCAATAGTCGAGAGATTGAAATTGTCACCGCTTCGGTACTTCTAGATGAGGCGAAGGTACTCCACGAAACTGGGGGCGGCTCAGAACAATACATCATTGAAACCTCTAAAGGGGACCAGTTCCTTCTAAAAACAGCCCCTGGCACGAAGGTGCAAAACAACGCCAACATCGCCGAACTCATCGATGACCGCTACCGGACGACCACCGGAGGCATCATCAAATACTCTGGTGTAGAAGTGGCCAAGGGCACGAAAAAACAGGGCTACGAAGTGCTGAAAGGGGGCACACTCCTTTGGATCCCAGAGGAAACCCACGAGGTAAACAAGGATAGCTCCCTCCGTATCGTCGAAGATGGCCAGTACGTCGAAGCGGGCACAGAAGTCGTTAAGGATATTTTCTCCCAATCGGCTGGGGTTGCAGAAGTCATCGAAAAGAATGACATTCTCCGGGAAGTGATTATTAAGCCGGGTGAATTGCACCTCACCGAAGAGGCGATCGCCGATAAATATCACGAACAACTGATCCAGCCCGGTGAAGAGGTGATCCCTGGGGTGACCATCGACAAACTGAGCTACGGCGAAAAAGTGATCAGCACCGAAGGGGTCGCGCTCCTTGTCCGTCCCGTCGAGGAATTCCAAGTCGAGGATACTCCCGTTGAACCGTCCCAGGGTTCCATTAACGAACAGGGCGCAGGCCGGAATATCGAACTCCATGCTGTCCAGCGCTTATTTTTCAAAGATGGCGAACGGGTGAAATCCGTTGATGGTGTTTCTCTCCTGAGCACCCAGCTGATTATCGAAATTGGTGCCATTGAAGGGGAAGATGAAGATGTCCTGGCGAACCTCTATGCGGACATTGAACTGCAAGATGATCCCACCGATGACGAAGTAAAACGTCTCCAGTTAGTGATTCTTGAGTCCTTGATTCTCCGCCGTGATTCCGACAGTGATCCCTTTGGCGGCCAAGTCCAGACCCGACTCATGGTCGAAGATGGTCAGGAAATTGTCCCTGGCGCAGTGGTGGCCCGCACGGAAATTCAATGTAAAGAACCCGGTGAAGTTCGAGGGATCCGTTCCGGTCAAGAAGCGATCCGCCGTTTGTTGATTGTGCGTGATAGCGATCGCCAAACCCTCGCCATCGACGGCAAAGCCAAGGTGAAAGAAAATACCCTGGTGGTTGCTGGCACCGAAATTGCCGAAGGCGTTGTGATCGAAGATTCCGCCCAAGTCCTTAAGGTCAGCGACAAAGAAATTGTCCTCCGTCATGCCCGGCCCTACCGTGTGTCTGGTGGTGCAGTCCTGCACATCGACGAAGGTGATCTTGTCCAACGGGGTGATAATCTCGTGCTGCTCGTCTTTGAGCGGGCAAAAACTGGGGACATCATCCAGGGTCTCCCCCGGATCGAAGAACTCCTCGAAGCCCGGAAACCCAAGGAAGCAGCAGTGCTCGCCCGTCGCCCTGGCACCTGCCAAGTCGAATACCTCGACGACGAAACCGTGGATGTCAAAGTCATCGAAGATGATGGTGTCATTAGCGAGTATCCGGTTAGCCTCAACCAAAGTGTGATGGTAGTTGATGGTCAACGGGTTGGCCCAGCAGAACCCCTCACTGACGGCTTGAATAATCCCCACGAAATCCTAGAAATTTTCTTTGATTACTACGCTGAGAGTAAGGGGATATACGAAGCAGCTTTGATTGGTCTCCGGGAATCTCAACGGTTCTTGGTAGAAGAAGTGCAGCGGGTTTACCAGTCCCAGGGCATTGACATTTCTGACAAACACATCGAGGTGATCGTGCGTCAGATGACGGCAAAAGTCCGCATCGATGACGGTGGCGATACCACAATGTTGCCAGGAGAATTAATTGAGCTACGTCAAGTAGAACAAGTTAACGAAGCCATGTCCATTACTGGTGGTGCACCGGCCCGTTACACTCCAGTGCTCCTAGGGATTACCAAAGCTTCCTTGAACACCGATAGCTTTATTTCTGCGGCTTCCTTCCAAGAAACCACACGGGTACTCACCGAAGCGGCCATTGAAGGGAAATCCGACTGGTTACGGGGTCTTAAGGAAAACGTGATTATCGGTCGCTTGATTCCGGCCGGAACGGGGTTTGCGAGTCAAAACGATTTCGTAGACGAAGGCACTTCACGGTCTCCCAATGGCTACAGTAATGTTGTGACCAATGACAATGGTGCTGGGTTATCGAGTCGTACCTATGATGATCTCGATGGCAGTGAAATTCTTGATGATCAAACAGCGCGGGCCTTTACGGAAGGAAAATCAAACCGTAAGGATATTATTTCTGGCGATGAATTGATTTCTGATGATACGCCGATCCCGTCGGATGTTCAGGGAAAAGCACCTGTGATTGATGATGATGCGATGATTGATGATAATTGGATGAAAGACCAATAA
- a CDS encoding ABC transporter ATP-binding protein translates to MASVTFEQVTKRFDDFVAVNNLNLAIEDGEFLVFVGPSGCGKTTSLRLLAGLESITDGQICIGDRRVNHLSPKDRDIAMVFQSYALYPHMSVYENMAFSLQLQGVDQTEINKRVQSAAAQLGIERLLQRKPKELSGGQRQRVAVGRAIVRKPAVFLMDEPLSNLDAKLRVQARKEISKLHQDLNTTFIYVTHDQVEAMTMGDRIAVMKDGILQQVDSPGNLYNNPNNLFVAGFIGSPAMNFFDVEQTTNEGEPCLKLGENLISIQKYLSQFIVDGGVTFKDRPLTLGIRPEDIYHPQYLPPDIPTVAVQATINMIEMMGNELIVYLITAEQGEFVARFDPRATVKQGETLDVLWNVQRLYLFDREMETVIA, encoded by the coding sequence ATGGCTAGCGTAACGTTCGAGCAAGTGACGAAGCGATTTGATGATTTTGTCGCCGTCAACAACCTCAACCTTGCCATCGAAGATGGTGAATTCTTAGTATTTGTGGGGCCGTCCGGCTGTGGGAAAACGACTTCTCTCCGGTTGCTGGCGGGTCTGGAATCGATTACCGATGGGCAAATTTGCATTGGCGATCGCCGGGTCAATCACCTCTCCCCTAAAGATCGCGACATTGCGATGGTGTTCCAATCCTACGCCCTCTATCCCCACATGAGCGTCTATGAAAATATGGCGTTCAGTCTGCAATTGCAAGGAGTTGATCAAACCGAAATTAACAAGCGTGTCCAGAGTGCCGCCGCCCAATTAGGCATCGAAAGACTATTACAACGCAAACCCAAAGAACTTTCTGGGGGACAGCGGCAACGGGTCGCCGTGGGGCGGGCGATCGTCCGTAAACCCGCCGTCTTTCTGATGGATGAACCCCTTTCTAACCTTGATGCAAAATTGCGTGTCCAGGCCCGTAAAGAGATTAGTAAACTCCACCAAGACCTCAACACCACCTTTATCTACGTCACCCACGACCAAGTGGAAGCGATGACCATGGGCGATCGCATTGCCGTGATGAAAGATGGGATTTTGCAGCAGGTCGATAGTCCCGGCAATCTCTATAACAATCCCAATAATTTGTTTGTCGCTGGATTTATTGGCAGTCCTGCGATGAACTTTTTTGACGTCGAACAAACCACCAATGAAGGGGAACCCTGTCTCAAACTGGGGGAAAACTTAATTTCAATTCAAAAATATTTATCGCAATTTATAGTCGATGGTGGCGTGACGTTCAAGGATCGGCCCCTTACCCTAGGGATTCGTCCTGAAGATATTTATCATCCCCAATATTTACCCCCTGATATTCCCACTGTCGCTGTGCAAGCGACGATCAATATGATTGAAATGATGGGCAATGAACTCATTGTTTATCTCATAACGGCTGAACAAGGGGAATTCGTCGCGCGCTTTGATCCCCGTGCTACGGTTAAACAGGGAGAAACCCTTGATGTGTTATGGAATGTCCAACGCTTGTATCTTTTTGATCGCGAAATGGAAACCGTTATTGCATAA